The genome window TCGAGGTGGCGATGACGACGACGTCCTCCAACTCTTCGAGGCCGTCGAGTTCGGTCAGCAGTTGCGAGACGACGCGCTCGCTGACCTGCGTGCCACCGCCGCCGTCGCGGCCGCGCTCCGTGGCGATGGAGTCGATTTCGTCGAAGAACACCACGGTCGGGGCGTTCTCGCGGGCCTTGCTGAACACTTCACGCACGCCTTTCTCGGACTCACCGACCCACTTCGACAGCAGTTCGGGACCCTTGATCGAGATGAAGTTGCTGTCGCTCTCGTTGGCGACGGCCTTCGCCATCAGGGTCTTCCCGGTTCCCGGCGGCCCGTACATCAGGACGCCTTTCGCGGCCTGCATGTCGAGCGCCTGGAACACCTCGGGGTAGTCGAGTGGCCACTGGATGGTCTCGCGGAGTCGTTCCTTGGTGTTCTCCAAGCCACCGACGTCCTGCCACGTGACGTCGGGGACTTCGACGAACACCTCGCGGAGCGCCGAGGGTTCGATGCCCTTCAGCGCCTCCTTGAAGTCCGCTTCGGTGACCTTCAGCGTCTCCAGTACGTCCGCCGGAATCTCGTCCGAGTCGAGGTCGAGTTCCGGGCGGACGCGACGGAGCGCGTTCATCGCGGATTCACGGGCCAACGATTCGAGGTCGGCACCGACGAACCCGTGGGTGTTGTCGGCGTACTCCTCCAAGTCCACGCCGTCCGCGAGCGGCATGCCGCGGGTGTGGACCTGCATGATTTCGAGCCGTCCTTCGCGGTCCGGCACGCCGATTTCGATCTCGCGGTCGAAGCGACCACCACGGCGGAGCGCCGGATCGACGGCGTCCACGCGGTTGGTCGCCGCGATGACCGTGACTTCGCCGCGCTCTTCGAGACCGTCCATCAGCGAGAGCAGTTGTGCGACGACGCGGCGCTCCACGTCACCGCCGGCCTCCTCGCGCTTGGGCGCGATGGAGTCGATCTCGTCGATGAAGATGATCGCGGGGGCGTTCTGTTCGGCCTCCTCGAACACCTCGCGCAGTTGCTCTTCGGACTCGCCGTAGTACTTCGACATGATCTCCGGCCCGGAAATCGTGCGGAAGTAGGCGTCGATTTCGTTGGCGACGGCTTTCGCCATCAGCGTCTTCCCGGTTCCCGGTGGCCCGTGGAGCAGGACGCCCTTCGGCGGGTCGATGCCGAGGCGGCTGAACAGCTCCGGGTGGCGCATCGGGAGCTCTATCATCTCGCGAACCTGTTCGAGTTCGCGCTCCAGACCGCCGATGTCCTCGTAGGTCACGTCGGGGCGGGCTTGACCGCCTGCACTGCCGCTCGCCGCGATTTCCTCGGCTGGTCGTTCGCTGATCTGGATGTCCGTCGAGTCGGTGACGACGACCGTTCCGTCGGGGTCGGTCTCGGCGACTTTGAGC of Haladaptatus sp. R4 contains these proteins:
- a CDS encoding CDC48 family AAA ATPase encodes the protein MKLTVKPLKQKDAGRGLAAVDRRSMDELGVENGDYIVIEGRGQGRAVARVWPGYPEDEGRGIIRIDGKLRQEAGVGIDDKVSIEKADVSPANRVTIALPQNLQIRGNIAPHIRDKLSGQAITQGQAIPFGFGLMGMGSGQSIPLKVAETDPDGTVVVTDSTDIQISERPAEEIAASGSAGGQARPDVTYEDIGGLERELEQVREMIELPMRHPELFSRLGIDPPKGVLLHGPPGTGKTLMAKAVANEIDAYFRTISGPEIMSKYYGESEEQLREVFEEAEQNAPAIIFIDEIDSIAPKREEAGGDVERRVVAQLLSLMDGLEERGEVTVIAATNRVDAVDPALRRGGRFDREIEIGVPDREGRLEIMQVHTRGMPLADGVDLEEYADNTHGFVGADLESLARESAMNALRRVRPELDLDSDEIPADVLETLKVTEADFKEALKGIEPSALREVFVEVPDVTWQDVGGLENTKERLRETIQWPLDYPEVFQALDMQAAKGVLMYGPPGTGKTLMAKAVANESDSNFISIKGPELLSKWVGESEKGVREVFSKARENAPTVVFFDEIDSIATERGRDGGGGTQVSERVVSQLLTELDGLEELEDVVVIATSNRPDLIDSALLRPGRLDRHVHVPVPDEEARNAIFEVHTRHKPLADDVDLEELAAQTEGYVGADIEAVCREAAMAASREFVATVSPEDIGESVGNVRITADHFEEALGEVTPSVTEETRERYEEIEERFDTAEPETEEQLGRTFQ